A window of Christiangramia forsetii KT0803 contains these coding sequences:
- a CDS encoding alpha-L-fucosidase, translating into MFRPKQILVYMFSLVLLSACGQGEKKMDLGNMQNFSQSDSTVNFQPNWESIKENYEDPKWFNDQKFGIFIHWGAYSVPAYGSEWYPRLMYMDTAVFTAQLDHQSSGPSDVYKHHVKEWGKQKDFGYKDFIPMFKGEKFNAEEWISLFKKAGAKYIIPVADHHDGFAMYDSKTTRWNSVDMGPNRDILGELFQEGRKQDMIMGASSHFAFNWSFYNKKDHFDTTNPEYADLYSSKGQNLEEPVSEEFKKRWWNRTTDLIDNYQPEILWFDFYLDIPDFEELRPKIAAYYYNKGNEWGKEVVINDKNFNHEAFPEGTVIYDLERGKLPGIRKLPWQTDTSIGKNSWSHVTNWESKNTNQLIDDLVDIVSKNGNLLLNVGPKADGTIPEDQKKILLQIGDWLDVNGEAIYETEYWETFGEGPTEVKKGHHSEGENKDFTGQDIRFTKKGDKLFAIMMAWPEDGKVNIESLGDNSEFGRDFKVKNIRLLGSDAKVKFVRNEKGLKVENLGKKSGDYAHVLELTKA; encoded by the coding sequence ATGTTCAGACCAAAACAAATCCTTGTCTATATGTTTTCGCTGGTATTACTATCAGCTTGTGGACAGGGAGAGAAGAAGATGGATTTAGGAAATATGCAAAATTTTTCCCAATCTGACAGTACGGTAAATTTCCAGCCAAATTGGGAATCCATCAAAGAAAACTATGAAGACCCGAAGTGGTTCAACGATCAAAAATTCGGAATTTTCATCCACTGGGGTGCTTATTCAGTACCGGCCTATGGATCTGAATGGTATCCTCGTTTAATGTATATGGATACGGCAGTGTTTACGGCACAATTGGATCACCAGAGCTCGGGACCTTCAGATGTTTATAAACATCATGTGAAAGAATGGGGTAAGCAGAAGGATTTCGGATATAAAGATTTTATCCCGATGTTCAAAGGGGAGAAGTTTAATGCAGAAGAATGGATTAGCCTTTTCAAAAAAGCGGGAGCAAAATATATAATTCCGGTCGCCGATCATCACGATGGTTTTGCAATGTATGATTCTAAAACCACACGTTGGAATTCTGTAGATATGGGGCCAAATCGTGATATACTCGGAGAGCTTTTTCAGGAAGGCCGCAAGCAGGATATGATAATGGGAGCTTCTTCGCATTTCGCTTTCAACTGGTCTTTTTACAACAAAAAAGATCATTTTGATACTACCAATCCTGAATATGCCGATTTGTATTCTTCCAAAGGACAGAATCTTGAAGAACCGGTTTCCGAAGAATTTAAAAAGAGATGGTGGAATAGAACAACCGATCTAATTGATAACTATCAACCTGAGATTCTTTGGTTTGATTTTTATTTAGATATCCCGGATTTTGAAGAATTAAGACCGAAAATAGCGGCCTATTATTATAACAAAGGAAATGAATGGGGCAAAGAAGTCGTGATCAATGATAAGAATTTTAATCATGAGGCTTTTCCTGAAGGTACGGTGATATACGATTTGGAGCGCGGAAAACTGCCTGGCATTAGAAAACTGCCCTGGCAAACCGATACTTCTATTGGAAAAAATTCCTGGAGTCATGTGACTAACTGGGAATCTAAAAACACTAATCAGTTAATAGACGATCTCGTGGATATCGTTTCAAAAAATGGCAATTTATTGCTGAATGTAGGTCCCAAAGCTGATGGTACTATTCCAGAAGACCAAAAAAAGATCCTTTTACAAATTGGGGATTGGCTGGATGTAAATGGAGAAGCTATCTATGAAACAGAATATTGGGAAACTTTTGGTGAAGGTCCTACAGAAGTAAAGAAGGGACATCACTCTGAAGGTGAGAACAAGGACTTTACTGGTCAGGATATTCGTTTTACTAAAAAGGGAGATAAGTTGTTTGCTATTATGATGGCGTGGCCGGAAGATGGAAAAGTAAATATCGAATCCCTGGGTGATAATAGTGAATTCGGAAGAGATTTTAAGGTAAAGAATATTCGTTTACTGGGAAGTGATGCAAAAGTGAAATTTGTCAGAAATGAAAAAGGTCTTAAGGTTGAAAACTTAGGAAAGAAATCGGGTGATTATGCCCACGTTCTAGAGCTTACAAAAGCTTAA
- a CDS encoding zinc-binding alcohol dehydrogenase family protein, whose amino-acid sequence MKYIVCEEPGNFQLKEKEKPVPKDNEALLRVKKVGICGTDLHAYSGNQAFFTYPRILGHELASEVVEIGENERGLKSGDNVVVMPYISCGECVACRNGKTNCCSNISVIGVHSDGGMQEYITVRQDLLLPANQLSNDQMAIVEPLAIGAHAIRRAQLKKGETVVVVGCGPIGIGIIKLVQIAGAKVIALDMNDDRLEYAKNEIGADHIVNVSKDPVEKITEITNGDLADVVFDASGHKAALESGPDYMAHGGRYVLVGLSKGELTFTHPKIHAKESSILCSRNATVEDFEHVIKVLDEFPTSSFITHNVPFGDMIENFDSWTKPETGVIKATVDF is encoded by the coding sequence ATGAAATATATAGTATGTGAAGAACCTGGAAATTTTCAGTTAAAGGAAAAGGAAAAACCGGTTCCGAAAGACAATGAGGCTCTTTTAAGAGTTAAAAAAGTTGGGATTTGCGGTACAGATTTGCACGCATATTCTGGAAACCAGGCTTTTTTTACCTATCCACGTATTCTTGGTCACGAACTGGCCTCTGAAGTTGTTGAGATTGGTGAAAATGAACGAGGCTTAAAATCTGGGGATAATGTAGTAGTGATGCCCTATATAAGCTGTGGGGAATGTGTGGCCTGTAGAAACGGAAAGACCAATTGTTGCTCAAATATAAGTGTAATCGGGGTGCATTCTGATGGCGGAATGCAGGAGTACATTACCGTGCGCCAGGATTTATTATTACCTGCCAATCAGTTATCGAATGATCAAATGGCCATTGTGGAACCATTGGCAATTGGAGCACATGCTATCAGGCGAGCTCAGCTGAAAAAAGGAGAGACCGTTGTGGTAGTGGGTTGTGGCCCAATAGGTATTGGGATTATCAAACTGGTCCAAATAGCTGGAGCGAAAGTGATTGCCCTGGATATGAATGATGACCGACTGGAATATGCGAAAAATGAAATTGGAGCAGATCATATAGTGAATGTTTCAAAAGATCCGGTTGAGAAAATCACTGAAATTACCAATGGCGATCTGGCCGATGTAGTCTTTGATGCAAGCGGTCATAAAGCAGCCCTGGAGAGTGGACCCGATTATATGGCTCACGGTGGGCGGTATGTTTTGGTAGGCTTATCTAAAGGCGAATTAACTTTTACCCATCCAAAAATTCATGCAAAAGAATCATCTATTCTATGTAGCCGAAATGCCACTGTAGAGGATTTTGAGCATGTTATAAAAGTGCTGGATGAGTTTCCAACTTCTTCTTTTATAACCCACAATGTTCCATTTGGCGATATGATTGAAAATTTTGATAGTTGGACCAAACCGGAAACCGGAGTTATAAAAGCAACGGTAGATTTTTAG
- a CDS encoding sugar kinase, translated as MHKVITFGEILMRLSPPDNRKFSQAKNFEVIYGGGEFNVAASLSNYGIDTEFVTALPDIAIGDCALSATHEFQVGSKHIIRQGERLGIYFIETGNSIRPSKVVYDRRGSAISQIEKGVFNWEQILEGANWFHWSGVTPALSQATAEVCLEAIKMADKMGLGISTDLNYRSKLWQYGKAPHEVMPEMLQYSNVILGDIDTAMFMLGKDKVAPNYSNDEEIKTHFSELTDLLPKLNTIGMTFRDSVNASHQRIGGFLFKDDILYRAKNYEVQPVVDRVGTGDAFMGGFLYGLLEFGGDMKKTIDFATSACALKHSIFGDVNRVTKEEVLECMASDGSAKVNR; from the coding sequence ATGCATAAAGTAATCACATTTGGTGAAATTCTAATGCGTTTGTCGCCTCCAGATAATCGTAAGTTTAGTCAGGCGAAAAATTTCGAGGTTATTTATGGTGGGGGAGAGTTTAATGTTGCCGCCTCTCTATCAAATTATGGAATAGATACTGAATTTGTAACAGCCCTGCCTGATATTGCGATCGGGGATTGTGCTTTGAGCGCGACCCATGAATTTCAGGTTGGGAGTAAACATATTATACGTCAGGGAGAACGTTTGGGAATTTATTTTATTGAAACAGGAAATTCCATACGCCCAAGCAAAGTAGTTTATGATCGGCGTGGCTCCGCGATATCACAAATAGAAAAAGGTGTTTTTAACTGGGAACAGATATTAGAAGGAGCGAACTGGTTTCATTGGAGTGGGGTAACGCCTGCCCTTTCTCAGGCCACTGCTGAAGTGTGTCTGGAAGCAATTAAAATGGCCGACAAGATGGGACTTGGTATTTCCACAGACCTGAATTATCGCAGCAAATTATGGCAATACGGCAAAGCGCCCCATGAGGTAATGCCGGAAATGTTACAATACAGCAATGTAATCCTGGGAGATATCGATACGGCCATGTTTATGTTGGGAAAAGATAAGGTTGCTCCTAATTATTCTAATGATGAAGAAATTAAAACGCATTTTTCAGAATTAACAGATCTTCTTCCTAAGCTAAACACCATAGGTATGACTTTTCGGGATTCGGTAAATGCTTCCCATCAGCGAATTGGAGGTTTTTTATTCAAAGATGATATATTATATCGGGCTAAAAACTACGAAGTACAACCCGTTGTTGACCGTGTAGGAACCGGAGATGCCTTTATGGGCGGATTTCTTTATGGACTACTGGAGTTTGGAGGGGATATGAAAAAAACGATTGATTTCGCAACATCCGCCTGTGCTTTAAAACATAGCATTTTTGGTGATGTGAACCGGGTAACCAAAGAAGAAGTTTTAGAGTGTATGGCCAGTGATGGTTCTGCTAAAGTAAATAGATAA